The window TTTAGCTGGATTACTAGAAAGAGGAATTACTTCAAGTTGTTAAGAGTGTTTATTGCGGGGATCTTATTTCAAACAGGCCATCGAACGGTAAGCTGAGCGGTTTTAATGAAATAGCGAAATCCTTGAAAAATACAACACCTAGATGGTTTGATACTGACTAGCAAAGGGGATCTCTTTATGAGAATGAAAGAATTACAGATTAGTTCCAACGGAGTCTTGAATTTTGATACAAAGGAACTATCGGGATCATGCGTCATTGTAATCAGTGACGGTAAAGTCAAATTATCAGAATTACCTCCACATGCTGATACGATAATCAAGACGTATAAAGGGATAGTAACTTGTGTTAATTGGGATGAGGGGGAGCTATTTTGAATAAAAGAAAAAGAATAAGAATTCAAACGATGTTGAAGGTGTTTTAAAGTTTCTCCGTAACGATCCACAATCTCGGATGGACAGATCTTTGTATTGTTGCAAAAAAACGAAAAATTCCGACAAAATTGCCCAATTGTTTTCTTATCTAATGGTTGGCCTGGTTATTTTTCACCTTTTAGCGTTTTTAGGTTTTGTTAATAACAGCAAAGATTTCACCATTGATGAAAAAATGATGTTTTTCGCTTCGTATGTTATTCTGGTATCAATCTTAATACCGATAATTCAATTTATTGTTAGTAAAAATGATTCTGTTAATATGGAAGAGACTGAATACCTGCTGTTGTATATTGTGAATATCATAACTGACCAAGCTAAAATATTCAATGAAGAGAAGGAAAAGTATAATGAAGTATTAAGTAAGATTGCTAGTTTGGAAAGTATAGATAAAATAGTAGACGAGGAATTTTTGAATATCAAAAATCAAAAGGAAATGATGGATTACTTAAAAGAAAGACATTCCGGAATCAAAAAAATAGTCCCCGCAAGTCAACTAGAGGACAACGATGATTACAGCATTGCGCTGTGTCATTTGTTGTCCTCTTTTTTATTTCAAAAAAAGGAGTGAGAGAAATGAAATCGTTGCAACTGAACTGGTTGAAAAAGGATCCGCTGATGCTCGGACAGGCGAAGTGGAGCGAAAAGATACTGGGACAAGGGGTAAGTCGTCGGAACAGTTGTCTGATAGGGAATGGGCTGAATTGATGGGTACAAATCGGCAAACGTGCAAAAGGGTTAACGGGTCAATTCGTAAACGATAGTAGGGTTCGGGCTTATGACGGAGAAGCAGATTGTGCAGTTGTTGAAAGATTATCACTGGATGATTAATAGTGTGAAGATAATGCGCGAGGGATTGAATGATGTTGGTGGAACTTTACGGCTCAATATGGATTGGAGGCAGCTATGCCGAAAGCGGCGTTTGTGGTTTTAACTACGCCGACGTCCCCATTACATACAAGTGATTATTTATGTTTTACTAGGTGCTCCTTAAGCGCAACATTCAATATCTCTAAATTCTTCGGATCCATGAGAGGGATTTTTGAGCAATCTATTTTCATGAGATCCCCAACGTAAGTAGCGTGGCGCCTTATTTTGTTGAAGACGACTGGCGGTAAATTCAGTAGCTCGATCTCATCATCTAGTGGATTGTGTTTGATTTCGACGACAGGTTCAAAGATAGGCTCGACAACAGTGTTGTCTACAAATTTCAATAGCATCCCGACATCAGTTATCTCAAGTAAGATCATGATTTTCTGGAGGTGGATAAGTGATAAGCGTTCAGTTTTATTTTTATTAAGATTAGAGATAGATTCGTAACGGATGTCTGTTAAATTCGGAAGTTTTAGTTGAGTCATATTTCGTTCTTTAAGGATTTGATTTGACACAATTTCAACCTCAGCCAATGTAATCAACTCCGAGTAAATGATGAGGTAATTCTACCTTATATCCGATTATCCGTATAGGTGGAGAATAAAAGAGGGGGTGCGTGCGTGCGAGCGACATGACCCCTCTTACCAGCCCTGATACATAGGTAATTAAAAAATTAGTTGGTTTAGACTGAGTATCTTGAATGTACAAAATAAATATTCGAAAAAATAAAAAAATAAAAAGGGTTTTAGTAAATAGAGCAGAATATAACGGTGTACGAAGAAATATCTAAATAAAGGAGATGGGAATTGATGAAAAAGAAAAAGTCGACGTTTTCTATCATGAGTATTTTATTAGTTTTAAGTTTATCGTTTGGTAGCAGTGCAGGCGCAAAACCAGTTGATTTTGATCCCGATCCTCCAAAGCCACCACCAACATCGTGCGTAAAAGCGCCTTGTCCATTGTATTAATTGATTCAGAAAAAGCATCGATTCTAAAATGATCGGTGCTTTTTTATATACCTAAAAAAGTGAGATTAAAATGATTTACACCTTACTTGGCGAATGTTGTCGTATGAGCGGGGGAGGAAAATGCGCATGAAAGTTAAATATCATCTGTTTGATACTAGTCAAGGAATGTTAGTGTCTGAAGGCGATAGATATCAAACAATCCATATTGATAATGATGTTGAACTTGATAAACACGAAAGCTTAAAAACAGTGGGTGGTGCGATAGGAAAAGAAATTAATAGATCTATTTCAAATATCAAAGTATTAGGGTACGAATTAGTTTTAGCATCTCTTCTGAGGTGCTTTTTCTATTACATAAAAGGATGGTGATGAAAACGACAAACAAACCAATAGCTGCACATTGCAATGCAGGATGTAAAAAGGAATTCACAATCAATAAGTTCCTTACGCGTAAAGTTAAGAACGGCATTCGTTGCTTACTTACTATGCAAGTGCTGAGAAACTAAAGCTTCAGAAGGAAATGCGTAAGCTACATGTATTAATACGATACATTGGTCCTTCGCGATTCTACCTAGAAGAAAATATACTGAAAGCAAAAATTAAACAAAGTATGGACGAAGCAAGAGCAATTACTACTGAATAACTAATGCATTCAAAGTCTATTCAATCGAGTGGGCTTTTTCTTCTACATAAAATTAAAGGTGGTGATGATAATGACATTTCTTAAAGCATTATTTCGTGTACTGTTTCCATCATTCAATATCGGTATCAAGCCACCTTCTAGAGTGACGATGGGATTCGGGGAGTTAGGCAAGGGACCAACTGTTGGTATTACAGCAACAAATGGTAATACATCAGAAAAGAAGTGATCCTACAAAGTTAGCCATCTATTAAAATCTCCTTTTTAATTCCTAATTTGAATTAGGTTATTTATTTATTTTAAGGACAAGGGAAGACAATCACCCTTGCGCGAAAGATTTAGGGTCATATTGTAATTGAGAAGGAGGTGAAAAAAATGGGATCTTATTCAAAAAAATGTGATTGTCATCACTCTGATAATGACATGGATTTTAGACGCATGGAAGCAAAATTGGAAGATATTTTGATACAACTTCAACAACAAAAGCAGTGGCAAGGTCAGTATCAAAATCAATTCCAAGATCAAGATCAAGATCAAGATCAAGATCAAAAACAAGCTCAAGCTCAAGTTGATACTGATACAAGTACCTTCGAAAATATTGGAAGTCCAACAATCACTGTTACAAATACTGTCGATGTTGTTTCGGTAGCTGTTGCCGTGGCACTATTATTACAGGGACCATTAGGGACAGGTCTTTCTGTTGATGCAGTAAAAGAATTAAAAAATATGCTTCAAGCATAATGATAATGGTTTCAACAAAATAATATCTTCTTGGTAGCAGAAAACGCTAATTTGCGTTCTCTGTTACTAATTACTTAAATAATTAGTTTATCAGTTGGATACCTTTTATATTTAAGTCTCTTCATTTTGGTGATTATGTTACTATTTTTTAATCCAAGAGAAGAAAAAAAGAAGCCACAGTTGTTCCAACTAAAGTTAATAAATTTCTTTTTTGGGAATAAGCCATAAAATAAGAAATGAAATTAAGCGCTCATATATTGGGTGCTTTTTTCTATGCCGAAAAAAATTAAGCGATTAGCATAATGAGGTGATGCCATTGAATGTGAAGAAAAAGAAAAGAGGAAGCAGAGGGAAATTCGTTGAATGGTTAAAACCAGAAGGGTTAATCAAGATTGAAGGTTGGGTTCGCGATGGTTTAACAGATGAACAGATCGCTACAAACATAGGTATTAGTCGTTCGACATTGAATGAATGGAAAAAGAAGTATTCGGACATATCGGACGCCTTAAAAAGGGGCAAGGAAGTTGTTGACCGTCAAGTTGAGAATGCGTTGCTTAAACGGGCTCTTGGATATCAATACAACGAAGTTACACAAGAAAAAACATGGAGTGACGAACTAGGGATATATGAGATGCCAGTAACAAAGATTGCCACAAAAGAAGTCAATCCAGATACGACCGCTCAAATCTTCTGGCTGAAGAACCGCAAACCGAAAGACTGGCGTGATAAACAGGATATCCAACACAGTGGCAATATGGACATCAATAACCCAGTTAAGGGCCTCACAACAGAGGAACTAAGGAAGCTGATAGACAAATGACTGATTTAGAGAAAATAAAACAAATGGCCAAGTTAGAACTCGCTAACCGTGAGTTCTTTTATTTTTGCCATTTGCTTGCTCCAGACTTCTATGCGGCAGACCGTCAGTACTTAATTGACCTTTGGAATGAGATGCAGGTGTTCTATGAATCGGACGATGACGTATTAATCGTTAACGTACCACCTCGTTATGGCAAGTCCAGAACAGCTGTCATGTTTGCACAATGGATATTCGGACAAAATCAGAACGAGAATAAGTGTTAGAGCATTGTAGGCCTCAAGGGAGTTTTTGATTAAGTCATCAATGATTAGCACAGAAGCACCGAAACCAGTTGCTGTACCTGTTGCAGACGTTGCTAGGTAGATAGACGATATTCAGGAGTTTGCATTATCAAAAGATGAAATAAAAATTTTTCCAGACCAAGAAGTTTCTTTAAGTTTTGAAGAAAATAATGAAAATGGTGGAGATATTTTTACAGATGAGAAAATTACTGTTGCACTATGGAAAGACAATCAACGATTAGAATGGGAACTGATTGATTTTAATAAATTTCGCTTCCCGACAGACGAGGGCAAATACGTTTTAGAAGTTAATTTTGCGTCTTTGGCAGGTAGTGCTCAGTATGTCGGAAATATTTTTATTAAATAATTTGACTAAAGATTAACAAACCTATATTAAATAACGTGGGCTTTATTGGAACGGCAGAAATGTTTTCTTATTGTGCTAACGGACAGGATTTTGAACAAGAATAGATAAAAATGCAAAGGGGGATCAGATATGATTGTTTTGCTTAATGTTGGAAGCCTAATGCTTGGGGTAATTGCTTGGATACTTCCTGTAGTTGCCCTCATGCGACATGAAAAACATAACTATAGGAATTGGGCCGCCCTATCCATTATGAGTATCAGTGCTTGTGCTATCTCGTTATGTTTTCAGATTTTTTATAACTATCATCTGGTAAAGATTGAGGATTGGTCTGCTCTTATGGACACAACGGGTGCTGTAGCGTTCGTCGCGGCAGTTCTTCTCATCGTTACCATCATATTAAATGCAATTACCCTGTTTGTATATCGTGGCAGAACAGCAAAGTAGGATATCAAATTCCAGTTTTATAGGATTGGAATTTTAAATTCATAACGCAAAAAGGATTAATCCACACTTCTGTTTTTAAAGTAAAGGGTAGTTTAGTGAAGAAGTTTATGACTACGAAACTCTCTTAATAAAAAATATAGAGGCTTGAAACCTACTAAGGGGAAACGTCTAAATAAATTAATTATAGATGTTGAATTAAAGAATCTCATTGAATCTACTGTGGCGCTCAATAATGAGCGAGTTGTAATTCGGGGTGTGGATTGTAGAACGCTTGGCGCTTTTGGGATGCCTTTGCCGCGCCTGCACTAGGGTGTTCCTTAACGAGAGAAATGTGATTTTGAGATGTAATATGCCAAGATTATAAGGTGATTACTATCTGATACTATATAAATTGAAAAAATTTCCATTGAACCGCTACCCCCGAGTAGGCGCCTTCGCT of the Sporosarcina sp. FSL K6-1508 genome contains:
- a CDS encoding helix-turn-helix domain-containing protein — its product is MAEVEIVSNQILKERNMTQLKLPNLTDIRYESISNLNKNKTERLSLIHLQKIMILLEITDVGMLLKFVDNTVVEPIFEPVVEIKHNPLDDEIELLNLPPVVFNKIRRHATYVGDLMKIDCSKIPLMDPKNLEILNVALKEHLVKHK
- a CDS encoding helix-turn-helix domain-containing protein, whose amino-acid sequence is MNVKKKKRGSRGKFVEWLKPEGLIKIEGWVRDGLTDEQIATNIGISRSTLNEWKKKYSDISDALKRGKEVVDRQVENALLKRALGYQYNEVTQEKTWSDELGIYEMPVTKIATKEVNPDTTAQIFWLKNRKPKDWRDKQDIQHSGNMDINNPVKGLTTEELRKLIDK
- a CDS encoding XtrA/YqaO family protein, whose translation is MRMKELQISSNGVLNFDTKELSGSCVIVISDGKVKLSELPPHADTIIKTYKGIVTCVNWDEGELF